In Phaseolus vulgaris cultivar G19833 chromosome 10, P. vulgaris v2.0, whole genome shotgun sequence, a single genomic region encodes these proteins:
- the LOC137818460 gene encoding copper-transporting ATPase HMA4-like produces the protein MEPKGGGELKVPLLQAPEASAAAVSTVTFQLSDIKCASCVNSVEAVVGSLNGVKSVAVSPLDGRAAIKFDPKLVTVKQLKEGIEDSGFGVHELHEQDIAVCRVRIKGMACTSCSESVENALQMVEGVRKAIVGLALEEAKVHFDPNLTDVDKIIEAIEDTGFGTDLISSGNDANKVFLKLEGVYTAEDVNLVMSSLELAVGVNHVEMDLSEHKVTVSYDPDVTGPRSLIHCVQEASCGPKKYEATLYSPSRERGRDKVNEIRMYRDQFLFSCLFSVPVFVFAMVLPMLPPYGNWLNYRIHNMLTLGLFLRWILCTPVQFIIGKRFYVGSYHALKRKSANMDVLVALGTNAAYFYSLYILVKALTPDTFEGQDFFETSSMLISFILLGKYLEIVAKGKTSDALGKLTQLVPDKAYLVAIDTDGNIISETEIDTQLIQKNDIIKIVPGTKIPVDGIVIKGQSYANESMITGEARPVDKSPGDKVISGTINENGCLLVKATHVGSDTALSQIVQLVEAAQLAKAPVQKLADHISRVFVPIVVAVALITWLGWFIPGKAGIFPKDWIPKAMDAFELALQFAISVLVVACPCALGLATPTAVMVASGMGASQGVLIKGGNALEKAHKVTVVVFDKTGTLTVGKPEVVGAVLFSEFSMEELCDMTIAVEASSEHPIAKAVVVHAKRLRKKFGSSTEEVLDVDDFEVHMGAGVRGKVGNRTVVVGNKRLMHACNIPISSEVEKYISENENLARTCILVSIDGKIAGAFCVTDPVKPEARRVVSFLHSMGISSIIVTGDNRATATAIANEVGIDEVFAETDPVGKANKVKDLQMKGMTVAMVGDGINDSPALVAADVGMAIGAGTDIAIEAADIVLVKSSLEDVITAIDLSRKTMSRIRLNYIWALGYNILGMPVAAGVLYPFTGIRLPPWLAGACMAASSLSVVSSSLLLQFYKKPLHIQSSS, from the exons ATGGAACCTAAGGGGGGTGGCGAACTCAAGGTACCGTTGTTGCAGGCTCCGGAGGCCTCCGCCGCCGCAGTTAGCACAGTCACGTTTCAACTGAGCGACATCAAGTGTGCTTCGTGCGTAAATTCCGTCGAGGCCGTCGTCGGGAGTCTTAACGGCGTCAAAAGCGTCGCCGTTTCGCCGCTTGATGGCCGCGCCGCAATCAAGTTTGACCCCAAGTTGGTTACT gtGAAACAATTAAAAGAAGGCATAGAGGATAGTGGGTTTGGAGTTCATGAGCTTCATGAGCAGGACATAGCAGTGTGCCGGGTGAGGATTAAAGGAATGGCATGCACAAGCTGCTCTGAGTCCGTTGAGAATGCCCTTCAAATGGTTGAAGGGGTGAGAAAGGCAATAGTTGGTCTTGCTTTGGAGGAGGCAAAAGTACACTTTGATCCTAATCTTACTGATGTTGACAAGATAATTGAGGCCATAGAGGATACCGGTTTTGGAACTGATCTTATTAGCTCTGGGAATGATGCAAACAAAGTGTTTCTAAAGCTTGAAGGTGTTTATACCGCAGAAGATGTTAATTTAGTAATGTCTTCTCTTGAGTTAGCTGTGGGGGTGAACCATGTTGAGATGGATTTGTCAGAACATAAAGTTACAGTTAGCTATGATCCGGATGTCACAGGTCCAAGATCTCTCATTCACTGTGTTCAGGAAGCTAGCTGTGGCCCCAAGAAGTATGAAGCAACCTTATACTCTCCTTCGAGGGAAAGAGGAAGAGATAAGGTGAATGAAATCCGTATGTATAGGGACCAATTTTTGTTCAGCTGCTTATTTTCTGTGCCGGTGTTTGTATTTGCCATGGTGCTTCCCATGCTTCCTCCTTATGGCAACTGGTTAAACTACAGGATCCACAACATGCTTACTCTTGGGCTGTTTTTAAGATGGATTCTTTGCACGCCTGTCCAGTTCATAATTGGCAAAAG GTTCTATGTTGGATCATATCACGCACTGAAGCGAAAATCTGCTAACATGGATGTGCTTGTTGCGCTTGGCACAAATGCTGCTTATTTTTATTCTCTATATATATTAGTAAAAGCACTGACTCCGGATACATTTGAAGGACAAGATTTCTTTGAAACAAGTTCTATGTTGATATCCTTTATTCTATTAGGGAAGTATTTGGAAATTGTGGCTAAAGGGAAAACATCGGATGCTTTAGGAAAGCTGACTCAACTTGTTCCTGATAAAGCTTATTTAGTAGCCATTGATACTGATGGAAATATAATCTCTGAGACAGAAATTGACACTCAACTTATACAAAAAAATGACATAATTAAGATTGTTCCTGGGACCAAAATTCCTGTTGATGGTATTGTTATAAAAGGACAAAGCTACGCAAATGAAAGTATGATCACTGGGGAGGCAAGACCTGTCGATAAAAGCCCAGGAGACAAG GTCATCAGTGGAACCATCAATGAAAATGGATGCTTACTGGTTAAGGCCACACATGTTGGATCAGACACTGCACTTTCTCAAATAGTTCAACTCGTTGAAGCTGCTCAACTTGCCAAAGCACCAGTTCAAAAACTTGCTGACCATATTTCAAGGGTTTTTGTTCCAATA GTGGTTGCTGTGGCACTAATAACTTGGCTTGGATGGTTCATTCCTGGCAAAGCTGGTATTTTCCCTAAAGATTGGATACCAAAAGCAATGGATGCATTTGAGCTTGCTTTGCAGTTTGCTATTTCTGTGTTGGTTGTTGCTTGCCCGTGTGCTTTGGGACTTGCAACACCAACAGCAGTCATGGTTGCTTCAGGCATGGGTGCTTCTCAAGGTGTGCTCATCAAGGGTGGAAATGCACTGGAAAAGGCACACAAG GTAACAGTTGTTGTGTTTGATAAGACTGGCACACTAACAGTTGGGAAGCCAGAGGTAGTTGGTGCAGTTTTGTTTTCTGAATTTTCCATGGAGGAGTTATGTGACATGACAATTgctgtggag GCAAGCAGTGAGCACCCGATAGCAAAAGCTGTTGTGGTACATGCAAAGAGACTGCGCAAGAAGTTTGGTTCTTCCACAGAGGAAGTCCTGGATGTGGATGATTTTGAGGTACACATGGGAGCTGGTGTAAGGGGAAAAGTTGGTAATAGAACGGTTGTAGTTGGAAACAAGAGACTCATGCATGCTTGTAATATTCCAATAAGTTCTGAGGTTGAGAAGTACATCTCTGAAAATGAAAATCTGGCTAGAACTTGCATTTTAGTTTCAATTGATGGAAAGATTGCTGGTGCATTCTGTGTAACTGATCCTGTAAAGCCAGAGGCTAGACGTGTTGTATCTTTTCTACACTCCATGGGCATCTCAAGCATCATAGTGACTGGTGATAACCGTGCTACCGCAACTGCTATAGCAAATGAAGTAGGTATTGATGAGGTTTTTGCTGAGACAGATCCTGTTGGCAAAGCTAACAAGGTGAAAGACTTGCAG ATGAAAGGAATGACTGTGGCAATGGTAGGTGATGGAATAAATGACTCACCAGCCCTGGTTGCTGCTGATGTTGGGATGGCAATTGGTGCTGGAACTGACATAGCTATAGAAGCAGCTGATATAGTTCTGGTCAAAAGCAGTTTGGAAGATGTGATCACAGCCATTGATCTTTCCAGAAAGACCATGTCGCGCATCCGTCTGAACTACATCTGGGCTCTTGGTTACAACATTCTAGGCATGCCAGTTGCTGCTGGAGTCTTGTACCCTTTTACAGGAATCAGATTACCCCCATGGCTTGCTGGTGCTTGCATGGCTGCTTCTTCTCTTAGTGTGGTTTCATCCTCTCTTTTGCTGCAGTTCTATAAAAAACCTCTGCATATACAATCCTCTTCATGA